A stretch of Aristophania vespae DNA encodes these proteins:
- the mutM gene encoding bifunctional DNA-formamidopyrimidine glycosylase/DNA-(apurinic or apyrimidinic site) lyase produces the protein MPELPEVETIMQGLVPVLKGKTITHIAINRPDLRKPFPPGLKETLEKHSVIQLRRRAKYILIDFSSGHSLLIHLGMSGRIFIDHPPLPPSLRKHEHFSLTTQDGLKIALIDPRRFGLVTFFATEKEKTFPLLAHLGLEPLEPEALKTEILAAKINHKRSPIKSILLDQRIIAGLGNIYVCEALFRASIHPERSASSLKETEIEALCNVIPVILREALAAGGSSLRDYVKTDGQKGGFQTLHQVYGKEGEQCPSCPGLPSCEGIKRLLQSGRSSFYCPYHQKLF, from the coding sequence ATGCCAGAATTGCCTGAAGTAGAAACCATAATGCAAGGTTTGGTCCCTGTTTTAAAGGGAAAAACCATCACGCATATTGCTATTAATCGCCCGGATTTACGCAAACCTTTTCCGCCTGGGTTAAAAGAAACGCTTGAAAAACATAGTGTCATTCAACTCAGGCGCCGGGCTAAATATATATTGATAGATTTTAGCAGCGGCCACAGCTTACTTATTCATTTAGGGATGTCAGGGCGAATTTTTATTGATCACCCGCCTTTGCCTCCCAGTTTACGTAAACATGAACATTTTAGCCTGACCACTCAGGATGGCTTAAAAATCGCTCTGATTGACCCACGGCGATTCGGTTTGGTGACTTTTTTTGCCACAGAAAAAGAAAAAACTTTTCCTCTATTAGCTCATTTAGGCTTGGAACCTTTGGAACCAGAAGCCTTAAAAACAGAAATTTTAGCGGCTAAAATAAATCACAAGCGCTCTCCCATAAAATCTATATTGCTGGATCAAAGAATAATCGCTGGTTTAGGTAATATCTATGTATGTGAGGCTCTTTTTCGCGCTTCTATCCACCCCGAACGTTCAGCTTCAAGCCTCAAAGAAACAGAAATCGAAGCCCTTTGTAACGTTATTCCGGTCATTTTGCGCGAAGCACTAGCAGCAGGGGGATCAAGCTTGCGTGATTATGTAAAAACCGATGGGCAAAAAGGAGGGTTTCAAACGTTGCACCAGGTTTATGGTAAAGAGGGAGAACAGTGCCCGTCCTGTCCTGGACTTCCATCTTGCGAAGGTATTAAAAGACTCTTACAATCAGGCCGATCAAGTTTCTATTGCCCATATCACCAGAAATTATTTTAA
- the recF gene encoding DNA replication/repair protein RecF (All proteins in this family for which functions are known are DNA-binding proteins that assist the filamentation of RecA onto DNA for the initiation of recombination or recombinational repair.), with amino-acid sequence MRLKRLTLTDFRNYERCVWEPKAPIAVLTGENGSGKTNLLEAISLLSPGRGLRNAPLNQFYRQNAPHSQTVQWGIAAQLENRGQEFSLSTGSQPRATTQLSHTKNARRVFLIDGEAKRNQSEIAAIARCVWLTPQMDRLFTETTSGRRRFFDRLVMGLYPDHASQMAAHERSVMSRNRLLTTPHPDALWLNSIEESISRHAVAATAARMSFIERMNGLSLFEKDFPCTNIIIHCEIAALLKNHPALYVEDWLREQLKTSRETDAEKASTSYGVHKSDFSLIDRATKRSAALSSSGQQKLMLLGVILHQALLVHETWGTMPFLLLDEPLVHLDKSKRGALLTTLTHLKSNVFLTGTEYENFEPIKSQAAFYTVKNGFIQSR; translated from the coding sequence TTGAGGCTTAAACGTCTTACCTTAACTGACTTTCGCAATTATGAAAGATGCGTATGGGAGCCTAAAGCTCCCATCGCTGTCCTTACAGGCGAGAATGGAAGCGGGAAGACAAACCTCTTAGAGGCTATTTCGCTTTTATCTCCCGGGCGGGGGTTGCGTAACGCGCCTTTAAACCAATTTTACCGACAAAATGCGCCGCACTCTCAAACAGTACAATGGGGCATTGCAGCACAGCTTGAAAATAGGGGGCAAGAATTTTCGCTCTCAACTGGCTCTCAACCGCGTGCCACAACGCAGCTTTCACACACTAAAAATGCCAGACGTGTTTTTTTAATTGATGGTGAAGCCAAACGGAACCAAAGCGAAATAGCCGCAATAGCCAGATGCGTTTGGCTAACGCCTCAAATGGACCGCTTATTTACAGAAACAACCTCTGGGCGAAGACGCTTTTTTGACAGGCTTGTAATGGGCTTATACCCTGACCATGCCTCTCAAATGGCCGCACATGAGCGTTCTGTTATGAGCCGGAACCGACTATTAACAACGCCTCATCCCGATGCGCTATGGCTTAATTCTATTGAGGAATCAATAAGCCGCCATGCCGTTGCGGCTACGGCAGCACGCATGTCCTTTATAGAACGCATGAATGGTCTCTCTCTTTTTGAAAAAGACTTTCCCTGCACAAATATCATTATTCATTGCGAAATTGCAGCACTTTTAAAAAATCATCCTGCTTTATATGTTGAGGACTGGTTACGTGAGCAGCTAAAAACCTCACGCGAGACAGATGCCGAAAAAGCTTCAACCTCGTACGGGGTTCATAAAAGCGACTTTTCATTAATTGACAGAGCAACAAAGCGATCTGCTGCATTATCCAGCTCTGGACAACAAAAATTAATGCTTCTTGGCGTTATTTTACATCAAGCTTTGTTAGTGCATGAAACATGGGGAACAATGCCTTTTCTCTTGCTTGATGAACCTTTGGTGCATTTGGATAAAAGCAAAAGAGGCGCTTTGCTCACCACGCTCACTCACCTAAAAAGCAACGTCTTTTTAACCGGCACTGAATATGAAAATTTTGAGCCAATAAAATCACAAGCCGCATTTTACACCGTTAAAAATGGTTTTATTCAGTCTCGATAA
- the dnaA gene encoding chromosomal replication initiator protein DnaA has translation MTSSAKSLLEAAWARIREKLKTEVGEVEYRTWLRQIVLGPLDENEIVLYMPSRFLRDWVREQYGERLQTLWRHETPIVQRVELQVKKESSQTLGAAPSSESTEGAPAFIIADDDHDGAVTGQDSNLLHAHEAKNDLAAPLDPRFTFDSFVVGKPNEFAYACARRVAEKPSSPGFNPLFLYGGVGLGKTHLMHAIGSELTKTGTVSVAYMSAEKFMYRFIASIRSQSTMEFKEQLRSVDVLMIDDLQFLIGKDNTQEEFFHTFNALVDAGRQIIVSADKSPSDLSGLEDRLRTRLGCGMVADIHATTFELRLSILEAKARASGTPVPSKVLEYLAHKITSNVRELEGALNRLIAHADLVNRPVTLESTQDVLKDMLKAHERRVTIDEIQRKVAEHWNIRLTDMSSARRARAVARPRQVAMYLAKNLTSRSLPEIGRKFGNRDHTTVMHAVARVAELMEQDPSFAESVELLKRMLES, from the coding sequence ATGACCTCTTCTGCAAAGTCTCTTTTAGAGGCAGCATGGGCGCGTATACGCGAAAAATTAAAAACTGAAGTTGGTGAAGTCGAATATCGCACATGGCTACGCCAGATTGTGCTTGGCCCGTTAGATGAAAATGAGATCGTACTTTATATGCCGTCCCGCTTTTTGCGTGACTGGGTACGTGAACAATATGGCGAGAGATTGCAAACGCTCTGGCGCCACGAAACACCAATTGTTCAGCGCGTAGAGTTACAGGTCAAAAAAGAGTCTTCCCAAACTCTGGGTGCTGCACCGTCTTCAGAGTCTACAGAAGGCGCACCAGCCTTTATTATAGCGGATGACGATCATGATGGCGCCGTGACAGGTCAGGATTCAAACCTGCTTCATGCCCATGAAGCAAAAAATGACCTAGCAGCACCGCTTGATCCACGCTTTACTTTTGATAGCTTTGTTGTAGGCAAGCCAAATGAGTTTGCCTATGCCTGTGCAAGACGAGTAGCAGAAAAACCTTCTAGCCCCGGTTTTAATCCACTCTTTCTTTATGGCGGAGTAGGGCTGGGTAAAACGCACTTAATGCACGCAATTGGCTCAGAATTAACTAAAACGGGAACTGTCTCTGTTGCCTATATGTCAGCAGAAAAGTTTATGTATCGTTTTATTGCATCAATTCGGTCGCAATCAACAATGGAGTTTAAAGAACAGCTCCGTTCGGTTGATGTGCTCATGATTGATGACCTGCAATTCCTTATTGGAAAAGATAATACCCAAGAGGAATTTTTCCACACCTTTAATGCATTGGTCGATGCAGGTCGACAAATTATCGTGAGTGCTGACAAAAGCCCTTCTGACCTTTCAGGACTAGAAGACAGACTGCGCACAAGGCTGGGTTGTGGTATGGTGGCCGATATCCATGCCACAACATTTGAATTGCGCCTATCTATTTTAGAAGCAAAAGCGCGGGCTTCTGGCACGCCTGTTCCCAGTAAGGTGCTGGAATATCTAGCACATAAAATTACGTCAAATGTTCGGGAGCTAGAAGGGGCTTTAAATAGACTTATTGCCCATGCAGATCTTGTAAACCGGCCAGTTACCCTGGAATCTACGCAAGATGTGCTTAAAGATATGCTTAAAGCACATGAGCGCCGCGTAACAATTGATGAAATTCAACGCAAAGTTGCAGAACATTGGAATATCAGACTGACTGATATGTCTTCTGCACGGCGGGCCCGTGCTGTTGCGCGTCCACGACAAGTTGCCATGTATTTAGCCAAAAATCTTACAAGCCGCAGCTTGCCAGAAATTGGACGTAAATTTGGTAATCGAGATCATACAACAGTAATGCATGCTGTAGCCCGTGTTGCAGAACTTATGGAACAAGATCCTTCTTTTGCAGAGAGTGTAGAGCTTTTAAAACGCATGCTTGAGAGTTAA
- the dnaN gene encoding DNA polymerase III subunit beta gives MRFKADRAPLLRALAHIHGVAEKRNTIPILANVLLNYDGNTLKLTGTDMEIAVVEEIPAPGGEKGSTTVPASVLFEIVRKLPDSESIEFTQGETDTPLTLRAGHYATELNVLPIDDFPAMVAGELPHNFKIPVLALRSLIDRTKFAMSNEETRYYLNGIYLHVKDDNGTKKLRSVATDGHRLALVDAELPEGASTIPGVIIPRKTVTELRKLLDENDAEVEVALSDTRIQFKVSSVLLTSKLIDGNFPEYERVIPKDNKRCLRISKQALASAVGRVAAISQERSRPIKLTLGQNRLTLSATSPDQGIAQEELGENSVTYNSEPLEIGFQARYLTDITDQIDAEAEFSFADNASPTLIQDTQHLSALFVLMPIRV, from the coding sequence ATGAGATTCAAGGCTGACCGTGCACCATTGCTCCGTGCACTTGCCCACATCCACGGTGTTGCCGAAAAGCGTAATACCATACCCATTCTCGCCAATGTTTTGCTAAATTACGATGGTAACACCCTCAAATTAACCGGCACAGACATGGAAATTGCCGTTGTTGAGGAAATTCCCGCCCCTGGTGGTGAAAAGGGATCAACCACTGTTCCGGCATCTGTTCTTTTTGAAATTGTGCGCAAATTGCCAGATAGTGAGTCCATCGAATTTACACAGGGCGAAACTGACACACCCTTGACCTTAAGAGCAGGACATTATGCGACTGAGCTTAATGTCCTTCCAATAGATGATTTTCCTGCCATGGTTGCAGGAGAATTACCGCATAATTTTAAAATTCCCGTTTTGGCCTTACGGTCTCTCATTGATCGCACAAAATTTGCGATGTCCAATGAAGAAACACGTTATTATCTAAATGGCATTTATCTGCACGTTAAAGATGATAACGGCACAAAAAAACTTCGCTCCGTTGCAACAGATGGCCATAGATTGGCACTTGTTGATGCTGAGTTACCTGAAGGGGCAAGCACCATCCCCGGTGTTATTATCCCTCGTAAAACAGTGACAGAACTCAGAAAACTTCTGGACGAAAATGATGCAGAAGTGGAAGTAGCACTTTCTGACACACGCATTCAGTTTAAAGTCTCTTCCGTGCTTCTTACATCTAAACTCATAGATGGTAATTTTCCAGAATATGAGCGCGTCATACCAAAAGATAATAAACGCTGCCTTCGTATTTCAAAGCAAGCTCTGGCCTCTGCTGTTGGCCGTGTTGCGGCCATTAGTCAGGAACGCTCACGCCCTATCAAATTAACTTTAGGGCAAAATCGCCTTACTCTTTCTGCTACCAGCCCAGATCAGGGCATTGCGCAGGAAGAATTGGGTGAAAATAGCGTCACTTACAATTCCGAACCATTGGAAATTGGCTTCCAGGCACGTTATTTAACTGACATAACAGACCAAATTGATGCAGAGGCCGAGTTCTCATTTGCTGATAACGCCTCTCCAACACTTATTCAGGATACGCAGCATTTATCAGCACTTTTTGTGCTGATGCCAATTCGCGTATAA
- a CDS encoding LysE/ArgO family amino acid transporter, translating into MYLSAILAGFVTGAGLIMAIGAQNAFILRQGIQRNFVWLVVAICSLGDIVLIFSGVAGMGHLVRTWPVILPVLRFAGAAFLAIYGLMAARRAIIGADALKPANESAGSRKKVLLTCMAFTFLNPHVYLDTMVLVGSLSTHYAGAGKWMFGLGACIASVVWFTALTFGARFLQPIFRKPAAWQLLDAATALFMLFLSAVLIFNF; encoded by the coding sequence ATGTATTTATCTGCAATTTTAGCTGGTTTTGTTACCGGTGCTGGCCTCATCATGGCTATTGGTGCCCAAAACGCATTTATCCTCCGGCAAGGAATCCAACGTAATTTTGTATGGCTGGTTGTAGCAATTTGCTCTTTGGGCGATATTGTTCTTATCTTTTCAGGTGTGGCCGGAATGGGTCACCTTGTGCGGACATGGCCAGTTATTTTACCAGTGCTCAGATTTGCCGGTGCTGCGTTTTTGGCTATATACGGCCTCATGGCCGCTAGACGGGCTATTATAGGAGCTGACGCACTTAAACCAGCTAATGAAAGTGCCGGTAGCCGTAAAAAAGTGTTGTTAACCTGTATGGCTTTCACTTTTCTTAATCCTCATGTCTATCTGGATACTATGGTGCTTGTTGGAAGTCTTTCCACACATTATGCAGGAGCCGGTAAATGGATGTTCGGATTAGGCGCCTGTATTGCTAGTGTCGTCTGGTTTACCGCTCTCACATTTGGAGCACGGTTTCTTCAGCCAATATTCCGTAAGCCCGCAGCCTGGCAATTGCTCGATGCAGCGACTGCATTATTTATGCTGTTTTTAAGTGCCGTCTTAATATTTAATTTTTGA
- the ubiE gene encoding bifunctional demethylmenaquinone methyltransferase/2-methoxy-6-polyprenyl-1,4-benzoquinol methylase UbiE, whose translation MIDSAHTNSSSSSASSHEDMTDFGFKHVPREEKKPLVRQVFESVAGKYDIMNDAMSLGIHRIWKRIFITELAPRSNLKLLDLAGGTGDITFGWLKRGGGHAILSDINPAMLEVGRERAIKEGLIDRLDVKEIDAESLPFPDASFDRVSIAFGLRNCTDKDAVLREVRRVLKPGGRFCCLEFSKVAVAALSPVYDLWSFQILPKMGKMIAGDSESYQYLAESIRMFPDQDRLADMMREAGLENVKYQNLSGGIVAIHSGWRL comes from the coding sequence ATGATTGATAGTGCTCATACAAATTCTTCCTCCTCTTCCGCTTCTTCTCATGAAGATATGACGGATTTTGGTTTTAAACATGTCCCACGAGAGGAAAAAAAGCCCCTCGTCAGGCAGGTTTTTGAGAGTGTCGCTGGCAAATATGATATCATGAACGACGCTATGTCGCTTGGTATTCATCGTATCTGGAAGCGAATTTTTATAACGGAATTAGCGCCTCGCTCTAATTTGAAGCTGCTTGATCTTGCTGGCGGTACGGGTGATATCACCTTTGGCTGGCTTAAGCGCGGTGGTGGGCACGCTATTCTTTCTGACATCAACCCTGCCATGCTTGAGGTTGGACGCGAAAGAGCGATTAAAGAAGGGTTGATTGATCGACTCGATGTTAAAGAAATTGATGCCGAATCTCTTCCTTTTCCAGATGCTTCTTTTGACCGTGTTTCCATAGCTTTTGGTTTGCGTAACTGCACTGACAAAGATGCTGTATTACGTGAGGTAAGGCGTGTTTTAAAGCCTGGTGGCCGTTTTTGCTGTTTAGAGTTTTCAAAAGTCGCTGTAGCAGCCCTCTCCCCTGTTTATGATCTCTGGTCATTCCAGATTTTGCCAAAAATGGGGAAAATGATTGCTGGAGATTCGGAAAGCTATCAATATTTGGCTGAGAGTATTCGCATGTTTCCCGATCAGGATAGATTAGCTGATATGATGCGTGAGGCTGGATTAGAAAATGTAAAATATCAAAATCTATCTGGTGGGATTGTGGCTATTCATTCAGGATGGCGTCTATAA
- the glmU gene encoding bifunctional UDP-N-acetylglucosamine diphosphorylase/glucosamine-1-phosphate N-acetyltransferase GlmU, producing the protein MTPSLTAVILAAGKGTRMRSSKPKAMQPLAHKPMVAYLIDSVARLTDKIIVVIGPDMADLEQAVAPHKVIIQTERKGTGHAALTASEAFGEGDVIILNADNPLVSSETLASLVKLRRTEKAALTVIGMNLDDPAQYGRLVQNQHGEIERIVEYKDATEQERSITLCNAGMICAPASSLRKWLKDITPHNAQNELYLTDIVGFAAKEGSVLCLQADQDELVGINSRAELARAEQLLQKKLRLRAMDNGVTLIDPSSVYFSADTIIEPDVLIEPNVFIGPGVTIKTGAHIKAFSHLEGCVVGENSLIGPYARLRPGTICEEGTHIGNFVELKNTTLGRKSKANHLTYLGDSEIGPNVNIGAGTITCNYDGYFKHKTTIGAHSFIGSNTIMVAPLKIDDNTLIAAGSVLTKDVPSGAMAFGRAQQVNIEGRGSAYKERLKAKKDQS; encoded by the coding sequence ATGACGCCTTCTTTAACCGCTGTTATTTTGGCTGCTGGTAAAGGCACGCGCATGCGGTCATCTAAGCCAAAAGCTATGCAGCCTTTGGCACATAAACCGATGGTAGCGTATCTTATTGACTCAGTTGCCCGCCTGACTGACAAAATTATAGTTGTTATTGGCCCGGATATGGCTGATTTGGAGCAGGCTGTAGCGCCCCATAAAGTCATTATTCAGACTGAGCGAAAAGGCACAGGACATGCAGCCCTCACAGCTTCTGAAGCATTTGGTGAGGGAGATGTCATTATCTTAAATGCTGATAATCCTCTTGTATCTTCTGAGACGCTAGCCTCTCTGGTTAAATTACGCCGCACTGAAAAAGCGGCTCTGACCGTCATTGGAATGAATTTAGACGACCCTGCGCAATATGGTCGTTTGGTTCAAAATCAGCATGGCGAGATAGAGCGTATTGTTGAATATAAAGATGCGACAGAGCAGGAACGGTCTATCACGCTTTGTAATGCTGGCATGATTTGTGCACCGGCGTCTTCTCTACGGAAGTGGCTGAAAGACATTACACCACATAATGCCCAAAATGAGCTTTATTTAACTGACATTGTCGGCTTTGCCGCTAAAGAAGGTTCTGTACTCTGCCTACAAGCAGATCAAGATGAATTAGTTGGCATTAATTCCAGGGCAGAATTAGCCCGCGCTGAGCAGTTATTACAAAAAAAGCTTCGCTTAAGGGCCATGGATAATGGTGTAACCCTCATTGATCCTTCGAGTGTTTATTTTAGTGCTGACACCATTATTGAGCCAGACGTACTCATAGAACCTAATGTTTTTATAGGGCCCGGCGTTACTATTAAAACAGGAGCGCATATAAAAGCTTTTTCACATCTTGAAGGGTGTGTTGTGGGAGAAAATTCCCTTATTGGCCCTTATGCGCGCCTGCGACCTGGCACAATTTGCGAAGAAGGCACACATATTGGCAATTTTGTTGAATTAAAAAATACAACTCTTGGTAGAAAGAGCAAAGCTAATCATCTTACTTATTTGGGTGATAGTGAAATTGGCCCCAATGTTAATATAGGTGCCGGCACCATTACGTGTAATTATGATGGTTACTTTAAGCACAAAACCACAATTGGTGCTCATTCTTTTATTGGGTCTAATACCATAATGGTTGCCCCACTAAAAATTGATGACAATACGCTTATTGCAGCAGGAAGTGTCTTGACCAAAGATGTTCCTTCGGGTGCTATGGCTTTTGGTAGAGCGCAACAGGTTAATATTGAAGGGCGCGGTTCAGCCTATAAAGAAAGGCTGAAAGCTAAAAAGGATCAAAGCTAA
- a CDS encoding DUF3108 domain-containing protein, translated as MLKNKVLKLSLFGCYLAGSFMASAAVSRSFAQTMPAHITNSKVPETDSQTKNSAVTLRYAVFVHGLHVLDAEGAYVLKPWGYGGNAHLKTVGLASWFLQLNISAQVEGRFDGTMAVPLDYKAHGLSRKKERSVHIKFDDSGPHIVSLEPKDKERDPLPEAELKHSIDMLSGLATLFQSLAVTGKCDLSGTLYDGLRLTHIEAHGPFADKVPDSHGSYYSGKEAQRCDFEGHQIAGFVKTSHHKDLLRTPQPGKAWFLTLKDYGIVPVKIEFHHPKIGNVEMVMQSVPSSAKMDVPGKKGQMTSPSEKPQTKP; from the coding sequence GTGCTTAAAAATAAAGTTCTGAAATTAAGCCTATTTGGCTGTTATCTTGCAGGGTCTTTTATGGCTTCAGCTGCTGTGTCTCGCAGTTTTGCACAGACGATGCCCGCTCATATAACAAATTCAAAAGTTCCAGAGACAGACTCACAAACTAAAAATAGTGCTGTCACATTACGCTATGCAGTATTTGTGCATGGCCTTCATGTTTTGGATGCAGAAGGCGCTTATGTTCTCAAGCCTTGGGGATATGGCGGTAATGCACATTTAAAAACTGTTGGTTTAGCAAGCTGGTTTTTACAGCTAAATATTTCTGCTCAGGTTGAAGGACGGTTTGACGGTACTATGGCTGTACCGCTTGATTATAAAGCTCATGGTCTTTCACGCAAAAAAGAACGTAGCGTTCATATTAAATTTGACGATTCCGGCCCTCATATCGTTAGTCTGGAGCCCAAGGACAAAGAGCGTGATCCTTTGCCAGAAGCAGAGCTAAAGCATTCCATTGATATGCTTAGCGGTCTTGCGACCCTGTTCCAGTCTTTAGCCGTAACGGGCAAGTGTGATCTTTCTGGTACTTTATATGATGGTTTGCGTTTAACTCATATAGAGGCGCATGGTCCTTTTGCTGATAAAGTTCCCGATAGTCATGGGTCTTATTATTCGGGCAAAGAAGCGCAAAGATGTGATTTTGAAGGTCATCAAATTGCAGGATTTGTAAAAACCTCTCATCACAAAGATCTTTTACGCACGCCACAACCTGGAAAAGCCTGGTTTTTAACCTTAAAAGATTATGGCATTGTGCCAGTAAAAATTGAATTTCATCATCCTAAAATTGGGAATGTTGAAATGGTTATGCAATCAGTTCCGTCTTCGGCCAAAATGGATGTTCCTGGCAAAAAAGGGCAGATGACATCTCCTTCTGAAAAGCCTCAGACAAAGCCCTAA
- the rpsT gene encoding 30S ribosomal protein S20 yields MANNPSARKRIRQNVRRRLRNTARLSRMRTFVKNVEKAILAGNKEAASEALRLAQPEMQRAASKGVISKNTISRKISRLSAKIKTLAA; encoded by the coding sequence ATGGCAAATAACCCTTCGGCTCGCAAACGCATCCGTCAGAACGTACGCCGCCGTTTGCGTAATACAGCTCGGCTATCCCGTATGCGCACTTTCGTGAAAAACGTTGAGAAAGCCATTTTAGCAGGCAATAAAGAAGCTGCTTCTGAAGCACTTCGTCTTGCTCAGCCAGAAATGCAGCGCGCAGCAAGCAAAGGTGTAATTTCTAAAAACACCATTAGCCGCAAAATTTCTCGCCTATCTGCTAAAATTAAAACTTTGGCAGCATAA
- a CDS encoding GNAT family N-acetyltransferase, producing the protein MTTHFNEFNQPIGAALPKWKGAKYPDRRSLIGNYSILEPLIAQKHASELFNAYQEAEDQRDWTYLPYGPFPDLESYVSFVRQNEHLKDAIHYAVIDAETKKPVGTVALMRIDPANGVVEIGSVTYSRKMQRTRISTEVMALLSHYVFKELGYRRLEWKCNSFNAPSRAAALRFGFSFEGIFRQALVTKGCNRDTAWFSMLDSEYPEISKAYNNWLDPSNFDDNGQQKTPLARVKP; encoded by the coding sequence ATGACTACTCATTTTAATGAATTTAATCAGCCTATAGGTGCTGCTCTTCCCAAATGGAAAGGCGCAAAATATCCTGATCGTCGATCATTAATTGGTAATTATTCTATTTTAGAGCCTCTTATTGCCCAAAAACATGCAAGTGAACTTTTTAATGCATATCAAGAGGCAGAAGATCAGCGTGATTGGACTTATCTTCCTTACGGTCCTTTTCCTGATTTAGAAAGTTATGTCAGTTTTGTTCGTCAAAACGAGCATTTAAAAGATGCAATTCATTACGCAGTCATTGACGCTGAAACGAAAAAGCCAGTCGGCACCGTGGCTCTTATGAGAATAGATCCTGCTAATGGCGTGGTAGAGATAGGAAGCGTTACTTATTCTCGTAAAATGCAGCGCACCCGTATATCGACTGAAGTGATGGCCCTCTTATCTCATTACGTATTTAAAGAACTTGGTTACCGCCGTTTGGAATGGAAATGTAATTCCTTTAATGCACCTTCTCGCGCAGCCGCATTACGTTTTGGCTTTTCTTTTGAAGGCATTTTTCGTCAAGCTTTGGTTACAAAAGGCTGTAACAGAGATACAGCTTGGTTTTCTATGCTAGATAGTGAATATCCAGAGATCTCCAAGGCTTATAATAACTGGCTTGACCCCTCAAATTTTGATGATAATGGCCAGCAAAAAACACCTCTTGCCAGAGTGAAACCGTAA